The following proteins are co-located in the Microcystis wesenbergii NRERC-220 genome:
- a CDS encoding transposase, translating into MLPSFYQACLQASLTQAQYLTLQILILLLQSHRTVQLERLAALFPQPITFESRRRNLQRFLKLPQLSVKLLWFPLIKHIIKQEFSEKNKNRHQRRKLKKLKHLGHLLLVIDRTDWKGRNLFVASVICGKRALPVYWILLDKQGSSNLGNQKNFLKPVLKFLKSYPVVVIGDREFHSVQLGKWLDEKGIAFILRQKKGTSLLLSGEENYQPLKALDIQPGTQHFFSDIYSKERDS; encoded by the coding sequence ATGTTACCATCATTCTATCAGGCCTGTTTACAAGCTAGCTTGACACAAGCACAATATCTGACTCTACAAATTCTTATACTGCTCCTACAAAGCCATAGAACAGTACAATTGGAGAGATTGGCCGCCTTATTTCCCCAACCAATTACCTTTGAAAGCAGAAGAAGAAATTTACAAAGGTTTCTCAAGTTACCGCAATTAAGTGTAAAATTGTTATGGTTTCCGCTAATTAAACACATTATTAAGCAAGAGTTTAGCGAAAAAAATAAAAATCGACATCAAAGAAGAAAACTGAAAAAACTTAAGCATCTGGGACATCTATTATTGGTAATTGACCGAACAGATTGGAAAGGAAGAAATTTGTTTGTAGCTAGTGTTATTTGTGGAAAAAGGGCGTTACCTGTGTACTGGATATTGTTAGATAAACAAGGAAGCAGTAATTTAGGGAACCAAAAAAACTTTCTCAAGCCGGTATTAAAATTTTTGAAATCCTACCCAGTTGTCGTGATAGGCGACCGAGAATTTCACAGTGTTCAACTAGGAAAGTGGCTAGACGAAAAGGGGATAGCCTTTATTCTGAGACAAAAGAAGGGAACATCTTTGCTATTATCAGGTGAAGAAAACTATCAACCTCTAAAAGCTCTAGATATTCAACCGGGGACTCAGCATTTTTTTTCGGATATTTATAGCAAAGAGCGGGATAGTTAG
- the metG gene encoding methionine--tRNA ligase: MNDLNERKTFALTTPLYYVNDIPHIGSAYTTIVADVMARWQRLQGNSVLLITGTDEHGQKIERTAAAKGLNPQEHCDRIATSFANLWAKLHIQYDRFSRTTAPRHQAIVNEFFERVWEKGDIYLDRQQGWYCVACEEFKEKRELLDNGCCPIHTNLAAEWRDEENYFFRLSKYQAQLEQLYQEQPDFIQPESRRNEVLNFVNQGLQDFSISRVNVAWGFPIPHDGQHTIYVWFDALLGYVTALLDPEDEPTLENALAKWWPIDLHLIGKDILRFHAIYWPAMLMSAGLPLPKRVFGHGFLTKDGRKMGKSLGNTLDPFDLVERYGADAVRYYFVKEIELGQDGDFQETRFVNILNADLANDLGNLLNRTLGMVKKYCQNIPPQLTGVDIPNDNRLKNMGINLGGIVEQKYDALQFNQACEEILALIRASNKFIDESAPWSLFKQKQQAAVEQVLYAVLESVRLSAYLLSPIIPTLSSKIYQQLGFVIDFNTFRSEDGENSPDRVSFSKHCQWGLPTNPQLGTPEPIFSKLELPLNDS, encoded by the coding sequence TTACAGGAACCGACGAACACGGACAGAAAATCGAACGGACTGCGGCAGCCAAAGGACTCAATCCCCAGGAACACTGCGATCGCATCGCCACCAGTTTTGCCAATCTCTGGGCAAAGCTACACATCCAGTACGATCGCTTTAGTCGCACCACTGCCCCCCGTCATCAGGCAATTGTTAACGAATTTTTTGAAAGAGTCTGGGAAAAGGGCGATATCTATCTTGATCGCCAACAGGGTTGGTATTGCGTCGCCTGTGAAGAATTTAAGGAAAAAAGAGAACTGTTAGATAATGGCTGTTGTCCCATTCATACTAATCTGGCCGCCGAATGGCGCGACGAGGAAAACTATTTTTTCCGTCTCTCTAAGTATCAGGCACAACTAGAACAACTTTACCAAGAGCAACCCGATTTTATTCAACCAGAAAGCCGACGTAATGAGGTTCTCAACTTCGTCAACCAAGGACTACAGGACTTCTCCATCTCTAGGGTTAATGTGGCTTGGGGGTTTCCCATTCCCCACGATGGTCAGCATACCATCTACGTTTGGTTTGATGCCCTTCTTGGCTATGTTACCGCCCTTCTCGACCCCGAAGACGAACCCACCCTAGAAAATGCCTTGGCCAAATGGTGGCCGATCGATCTGCATCTGATCGGTAAAGATATATTAAGATTCCATGCCATTTATTGGCCGGCTATGCTAATGTCGGCGGGTTTACCCTTGCCCAAAAGAGTATTCGGCCATGGCTTTTTGACCAAAGACGGGCGGAAAATGGGCAAAAGTCTCGGTAATACCCTCGATCCCTTCGATTTGGTTGAGCGCTATGGGGCCGATGCCGTCCGTTACTATTTCGTCAAAGAGATTGAATTAGGACAGGATGGCGATTTTCAGGAAACCAGATTTGTTAATATTCTTAACGCGGATTTAGCCAACGATTTAGGCAACCTCCTCAATCGCACCCTAGGCATGGTTAAAAAATACTGCCAAAATATCCCCCCCCAGTTGACTGGCGTAGATATCCCCAACGATAATCGTCTTAAGAATATGGGGATCAATCTAGGGGGCATTGTTGAACAGAAGTATGATGCGCTACAATTTAATCAAGCCTGTGAGGAAATACTGGCGTTAATTCGTGCTAGTAACAAGTTTATCGATGAAAGTGCGCCCTGGAGTTTATTTAAACAGAAACAACAGGCAGCAGTAGAACAAGTCCTCTACGCAGTTTTGGAATCCGTAAGACTCTCTGCCTACCTACTCTCACCGATAATACCGACCTTGAGCAGTAAAATTTATCAACAACTAGGTTTTGTTATTGATTTTAATACTTTCAGGTCGGAGGACGGGGAAAACTCCCCTGATCGTGTCTCTTTTTCCAAACACTGTCAATGGGGATTACCCACAAATCCACAACTAGGAACACCTGAACCGATCTTTTCTAAACTAGAACTGCCGTTAAACGATTCCTAA
- a CDS encoding LabA-like NYN domain-containing protein, with product MFDDYDTAPVFTPEQVLENRGRVAIFIDGSNLFYAALQLGIEIDYTKLLCRLTAGSRLLRAFFYTGVDRTNEKQQGFLLWMRRNGYRVIAKDLVQLPDGSKKANLDVEIAVDLMALVGSYDTAVIVSGDGDLAYAADSVSYRGARVEVVSLRSMTSDSLINVADRYVDLDQIKEEIQKTSKHHVSYNNFPVSVLDQDRSSR from the coding sequence ATGTTTGATGATTATGACACAGCCCCAGTCTTCACCCCCGAACAAGTGCTAGAAAATCGCGGTCGTGTGGCGATTTTTATCGATGGTTCCAATTTATTTTATGCGGCTCTGCAATTAGGTATCGAAATTGACTACACCAAATTACTTTGTCGTTTAACTGCCGGTTCTCGTCTCTTGCGCGCCTTCTTTTATACTGGAGTTGATCGCACTAACGAAAAACAGCAGGGATTTCTCCTCTGGATGCGTCGCAATGGTTATCGAGTCATCGCTAAAGACCTAGTACAATTACCCGATGGTTCCAAAAAAGCCAATCTCGACGTGGAAATTGCCGTAGATTTAATGGCGCTAGTGGGTTCCTATGATACCGCAGTAATTGTCAGTGGTGATGGGGATTTGGCCTATGCTGCCGATTCCGTCAGTTACCGTGGTGCGCGAGTGGAAGTGGTTAGTTTGCGATCAATGACCAGTGATAGTTTAATTAATGTAGCCGATCGCTATGTTGATCTAGATCAAATCAAAGAAGAAATTCAAAAAACTAGCAAACATCACGTTAGTTATAATAATTTCCCCGTCAGCGTCTTAGACCAAGATCGGAGCAGTCGCTAG